CGCCGAGCTTGAAGCTGCCGAGGCTGACCGTGAAGTCGCCGGCGCCGAGCACCAGGGCGGTGCCGACGGTGAGCAGCACCCGGGTGCGGGAGAAATCGACCCGGTTCTCGACGAAGATCCGCCCCGCCGCGGCGGCGATCAGCCCGAACACCACCACCGACAGGCCGCCGATCACCGGGCCCGGGATCACCAGGATCGCGGCGCCGAATTTCGGCGACAGCCCGAACAGGATCGCCACCAGCCCAGCGACGGCGAAGACCAGGGTCGAGTAGATCCGGGTCACCGCCATCACGCCCATGTTCTCGGCGTAGGTGGTCACGCCGGTGCCGCCGAAGAAGCCCGACAGCATCGTGGCGAGCCCGTCGCCGAGGAAGGCGCGACCGAGATACGGATCGAGGTTGCGCCCCGTCATCGCGCCGATCGCCTTCACGTGGCCGAGATTCTCCGCGACCAGCACCAGGGCGACGGGGGCGATCAGCCAGATCGCGGAGGCCTCGAAGACCGGCGTGGTGAAACGCGGCCAGCCGAACCACGGGGCGTCGGCGATCCGCCCGAGGTCGAGGGGCTTGGCCAGCCCGAAGCCGTTCGCCAGCACGCCGTAGAGCAGGGTGGCGGCCACCGCCCCGATCAGCAGCGGCAGGCGCCGCGCGGAGCCCGGCAGGTAGGAGGCGGACAGGCCGACCGCCAGGATCGTGAACAGCCCGATCCCGACATCGAGGCCCGATCCCGAGATGCCCTTCACGCCGATCGGCGCGAGGTTGAGGCCGATCGCCCCGACGATCGCGCCGGTCACCGCCGGCGGCATCAGCCGGCCGATCCAGGCATCGCCCGCCCGCATCACCGCGATGCCGATCAGGGCGTAGACCGCGCCGGCGGCGATGATGCCGCCGAGGGCGACCGCGAGGTTCGGGTTCGGCCCGCTGCCGCCGTAGCCGGTGGCGGCGATCACCACCGCGATGAAGGCGAAGCTGGAACCGAGATAGCTCGGCACCCGCCCGCCGACCACGACGAAGAACAACAGCGTGGCGATGCCGGAGAACAGGATCGCCAGGTTGGGATCGAAGCCCATCAGCAGCGGGGCCAGCGCCGTGGAGCCGAACATCGCCACGACGTGCTGGAGCGCCAGCACCACCACCTGGCCGAGCGGCGGCCGCTCGTCCGGCAGAACCACCGGCCCCCGGGCGAGCCGCCAGCGCGGAAAGCCGCGCTCCCGTGTCTCCGGTTCCATGTCTTCCCCCTGATTGCTTGTGCGGGGAAGGCCTTAGAGGATTTGGGGTGGGGGCGGGAATAGCAGGGTGGGGGAACGCGTGGGACGGCTTGCGCGGGTGGGCGGTCCTGCGCGAAGGATCCGTCCCGATCCCGAGCACCGGCAACTCTCATGATCCCGCCCGACGCCGTCACCACCGACCTCACCGTCATGATCTCGGGCGGCTTCGCGCTCGCCTACGAGGCGGTGCTGCCGGATTTCGAGCGCGCGACGGGCGTGAGGGTCCGGACCCTGTCCGGCGCGTCGCAGGGGCAGGGGCCGCGGACCATCCGGTACCAGCTCGCGCACGGCGCCCAAGGAACCCGGACCCACGTCGACGTGGTGATCCTCTCGAACGAGGGCCTGCACGAGCTGACGGGGGAGGGCCGGATCGTCGCGGGTTCGGCGGTGGAGCTCGCCACCGCGCCGCTCGCCGCCGCGGTGCGGGCGGGGGCACCGCACCCCGAGATCGGGACCGCCGCCGCGCTGGCGCGGGCCCTGACGGCCGCCCGCCTCGTCGTGATGCCGGGCAGTACCAGCGGATTGTTCATCCAGGACACGGTGCTTCCGCGGCTCGGCGTCGCCGAAACCGTGCGCAAGCGGGTGCTGCCCCGCGGCACCGATTCCGCCGCGGCCCTCGCGGCGGGCGAGGCCGACCTCGCCCTCGGGCCGGTGAGCGAACTCGTCGACGTGCCGGGGATCGAGGTGGTGGGCGCGCTCCCCGACGAGGTCCAGCTCGTCCAGACCTTCACGGCGGCGATCGTCGCGGGCTCGGCGGCCGTCGCGCCGGCGCGGCGGCTGATCGCCCACCTCGTCTCGGACCGGGCCGCGGCGGCGATCCGGCGGACCGGCATGGAGCCGGTCGCGCGGGGGTGAGGGGCCGCGCGTCGCGCGGCCCCACCGATGACCCATGAGAAGCCAGGAGCCGCGCGGCTCCCGTGAGAGCGTCAGGCGAGGGCGGCGCCCCACTTGTCGGCGTCGGGCGCCTTCTCCTTGTAGATCTTTCCGGTGGCGTCGACGTGGAGCTCGGTCCAGGGGCCGTCGCCCCGGCGCGCCAGCACCTCGACGTGCTTCGGCTTGCGCCGCGGCTCGCCCGTCGGCATCCAGCCCGCGGCCGTCACGGCGGCGAGGGCGGCGGCGGGATCGACGGCTGCGTCGGATCCGGATTTGCCCGGGTGGTGCGGCTTCTTGTGGTGGATCTCCACCGGCGCGCGGCCCGCGGTGGAAATCCGCGCGACCTTGATCTCCGAGGGGCGGCGCTCGCCCTCGAGGGTCACGCGCAGGCCGGCGGCGAGGGGAAAGGCCTCCGCCCCCTTGGGCCCGAGATCGGCGAGGTGGATCGCGCCGTCCGCCTCCAGGGTGAAGCGGTGCGCGAAGACGTGCTGGATCGTGCCCGAGAGGGCAGTGGTGTCGTGGTGCGGCATGATCTTCTCCGAAGAGCGCCCAACCGCAGGCGCGACCGGCAGATGGAGAGAGAGAGCGGGCGGTTCAAGGCCGTCCTTACGCAATCTTTCCTGCGCGAAAAGCCGGATCGTCGATGCAACGCGGCGCGCCTGACGCTGGGATCGGGCTGAAAGCGTCACTGAGAGCCTGATTGGCTTGATCGACGGGAGGTCCACCCTCCGCGTCACTCCGGGCTCCGCTGCGAGACCCCGGAATGACGCGGAGAGCGATGATTTTGCAGGAGGTCAATCAACCAGGCTCTGTGAACCGGGACCGCTGCGGATCTGCATCGGTGGGGCCATCGCCTCGCCCGAGCCGGGAATCGTCGTCTCGCGGGTCCCTGCCGCAGAACCGGCGACCGCCGCCGCCAATCCGGCACGAGGCGGGGACCGGAATCCGCGCCCGCCTCGCCCGGCGGTCATGCAAGTGGCGCGGACCTTGTCGCGGGGATGAAATTCCGCGGCATCTTGCCCCTCGGCTCGG
This is a stretch of genomic DNA from Methylobacterium sp. 17Sr1-1. It encodes these proteins:
- a CDS encoding solute carrier family 23 protein; this encodes MEPETRERGFPRWRLARGPVVLPDERPPLGQVVVLALQHVVAMFGSTALAPLLMGFDPNLAILFSGIATLLFFVVVGGRVPSYLGSSFAFIAVVIAATGYGGSGPNPNLAVALGGIIAAGAVYALIGIAVMRAGDAWIGRLMPPAVTGAIVGAIGLNLAPIGVKGISGSGLDVGIGLFTILAVGLSASYLPGSARRLPLLIGAVAATLLYGVLANGFGLAKPLDLGRIADAPWFGWPRFTTPVFEASAIWLIAPVALVLVAENLGHVKAIGAMTGRNLDPYLGRAFLGDGLATMLSGFFGGTGVTTYAENMGVMAVTRIYSTLVFAVAGLVAILFGLSPKFGAAILVIPGPVIGGLSVVVFGLIAAAAGRIFVENRVDFSRTRVLLTVGTALVLGAGDFTVSLGSFKLGGIGTATAAAILLYHLLRDDPA
- a CDS encoding substrate-binding domain-containing protein encodes the protein MIPPDAVTTDLTVMISGGFALAYEAVLPDFERATGVRVRTLSGASQGQGPRTIRYQLAHGAQGTRTHVDVVILSNEGLHELTGEGRIVAGSAVELATAPLAAAVRAGAPHPEIGTAAALARALTAARLVVMPGSTSGLFIQDTVLPRLGVAETVRKRVLPRGTDSAAALAAGEADLALGPVSELVDVPGIEVVGALPDEVQLVQTFTAAIVAGSAAVAPARRLIAHLVSDRAAAAIRRTGMEPVARG